GCCGCCCTTGACATGCATTCCGTTCCCGCTTATACTGCAAGAAAGGGAGGCCGGAATAATCCGCCCTCCCGCAATATATTATTTTTGCTCTGTTTTACACCATGCTTCGGGCTTTACACAAATTTTGGGACAGACCCGATTTTTATTTCGCTGCAGTCCCTTTTTTGCTTTATTAAATTTCCCGTCTGCCTTCCGGGCTTGCCTTACAAAGCCTTACTTCCCCAAAAGATAATTTATAAACTGCTGCGCCGTTCTGCCCGAGAGGCCGCCGTGCGCCATTTCCCATCTGTCGGCTTCTTTTTTAAGCTCCGCTTTATCAATTTTCAGCCCGTTCTTCTCGGCAAGCTTTGAAACTATGTCGATATACTGCGCCCTCGTAGGCTTTGAGAAGTTTATCGTTACGCCGAAGCGGTGCGCCAAAGACAGCTTTTCCTCGATAGTATCGGAATGATGCACATCAGCCTCGGTCACCTCTACGTCGTTTCTGTCGCGCCATATCTCCCGTATAAGGTGGCGGCGGTTGGACGTAGCATATATCAGAATATTTTCGGGCACGGTCTCCATGCCGCCCTCGATAACGGCTTTTAAAAATTTATACTCCGTTTCGTTATCTTCAAAGGAAAGATCGTCCATATATATTATGAACTTATAATTGCGCGACTTTATCTGCGATACTAGCAAAGACAGATCCTTGAACTGATGCTTATATATCTCGATCATTCTAAGCCCGTCCGCATAAAATTCGTTTACTACAGCCTTTATGCTCGTCGATTTGCCGGTGCCGCTGTCGCCGTACAGAAGCACGTTGTTCGCGCGTTTGCCCAAAACGAATGCGCGCGTGTTTTCTATAAGCTTTGCTTTTTGTATCTCATAGCCGATTATATCGGAAAAACTAACTTTTACCATGTTGCTTATCGGCTTGAATACTATATTACCGCTTTCATCACTGTCAAACCGAAAGGCTTTATTCATACCGAACGAGCCAACGCCGTAACGCCTGTAAAACTCAATTATGCTTCTTATGAAGGTTTCTTCATCAGGCGAAGAGGAGAGCTTATCCGAAAGCAGGCGTACCTTTTCATTTATTGCACGATCATACATAAAGTCGCCCATTGCCGGCGAGACGTAGTTTTGTATAACGGAAAGCACGTCAGTTCCCAGCGCCTTCTCAAGCGGCCCGAAATCAAACCTGAAAAGCTTCATAAAAGCGCCCAGATCGTTTTTTGCAAAATGAACCATGCTTCCCAGGCCGGCGTCGTTTTTCTCGCACGACAGAGATAAAGGGTTTTCATCCATTATGATAAGATATGTAAGATAATCATGCCAGATATTTTTGTCAAATCCGTATTTTGAAGCCATCTTAAGCAGCTTTCTTATCTCATCATACAGTTTTATAAGAATATCGCCATTGTCAAACTTGTTCTCATACACGGCCTTTGATACAGCCGAAATACCTTCTAGCACATCATACTCCGGCAGACTTTTGTAAAGAAGTATTTTAGAAACTATATTATGCATGTTGAATTCTCCTTAAATCATTCAGAGCTTTGAAACGGCGCGCGTAAGCCTCAAAAGCGCCTCTTTTAACACAGCTTTCGGACATGCTATGTTCATACGCATAAAGCCGCTGCCGCCGCGCCCGAAAATATACCCTGAATTGAGATAAAGCCCCGCCGACTTTAAGAAAAAGTCGTCAAGCTCCTCGTCGCTCATCGAAAGCGCCCGGCAGTCGAGCCACATAAGATACGTGCCCTCCGGCCGCACCAGCGATATTTTTCCGCCTGTCGGATCCAGCGCCTCGGAAAGCATGTTTACGTTATCCGAAAGGTAGGAAAGAAGGACGTCGAGCCATTGTTCGCCGTGCGTATACGCCGCCATAGACGCGTAAGCCGCCATTACGTTATGGGCGCCGTATCCGACGGAGAGGCACGCTTTTTTTACGCTGTTTCGCAGGTCTTCGTTTTCTATAAGCATATTTGCAGCCTGAAGCCCCGCAAGATTAAATGTTTTTGACGGTGCGGTGCAGGTGACGGTCATATTCGATATCACTTTCGAAAGCGACGCAAAGGGGATATGCACGCTGCCTTCGTATATAAAATCGGAATGGATCTCATCGGATATAATTAACACCCCGTGTCTCTTACAGATATCGGCCATAGTTAGAAGCTCCGCGCGCGTCCAAACGCGCGATACGGGATTATGCGGCGAGCATAATAAAAACAGCTTTACTTTGTTCTTTATTATCTGAGCTTCAAAATCGTTGAAATCCATTTCATATCGTCCGTCTTTCAAAACAAGTTCCGAAACGACAAGCTTTCTTTCATTTGCCAATATTATCTTTGGGAAGGGGTGATAAACGGGCTGGCATATTATTACCGCATCGCCGGGACGACTTAACGCGCGTATCGCCGCAGCCATTGAAAAAACAACGCCCGGCGCCTGTACGATCCACGAAGCGTCGGCATTAAGACCCATCCGACGGGAAAACCATCCGACTACGGCGCTCCTGTACTTTTCTCCCAAATCGGTATATCCGAAAATGCTGTGATCCGCACACTTTATAAGCGCGTCCGTTACGGCGGGCGGAGTCTTAAAATCCATATCGGCCACCCAAAGCGGTATCATATCGGGAAACGAAACGCCTTTCGGCGTTATATCATATTTAACGGCGCCGGTGTTCGCTCTGTCATATACCTTATCGAAAAACGATTTATCTATATTTGCATATATCTTCTCCATAATAAACAAGCCTCATATCATATAATCAAAATTTCCTTCTTTTTCGCTTTTGTCCAGCATATCCTGAAGCGTTATACCGTTTAAGTATTCCGTTATGGTATCATAAAGCCCCTGCCACATCGGAAGCGTTATGCACTCCGAACATCTGGGACAGTCGTTTTTCTCTCGCTCAAGGCAGGCGATAGGAGCAAGGCTCCCCTCGGTAAGCCTGAGTATCTCTCCGACAGTATAATCCTTCGGTTCGCTTGCAAGCTTATATCCGCCCAAAAAGCCGCGGTTTGCAATGAGCATCCCCGATTTGCTTAGCGCGGGCACTATTTGTTCCAAATATTTTTTCGAAATATCCTGACGTTTTGATATATCCTTAAGCGATATAAATCCTTCATCGCGCCGCTGGGCCAAATCAAGCATTACGCGAAGCGCATATCTTCCTTTTGTTGATATTTTCAAACAGATCACCACATTTCAAAAGATAAGTGTTATTTCATAATAATAACATAGTTTTAGTAGGCTTTCAACGGATAAAGCGGGAAAAACAATAATAATTTTTTCTTAAGTTATAAAACATGTAATTTAAGGGCATAATTTACAAAAGCAGACTCGCACTGCTTATATTAAAAAACGGAGGAAAAGGTATGTTTTATACTTTCAAAAAAGAGAAAATGATGTTTTTAAAAAAGTCTGTTGTTTTAGCGGCGGCGATCATTCTTTCAATTTCAGCGTTTATATCTTTCGATGCTCAGGCGGGATATTTTGACGCGCATGAAGCTAAGAAAGCAGAGGCGCACGCAGTTGCCGAAAACGCAAGGGCGCTTGGCGCGACTGAAAACGACAGCGTTATAATCGCCGCAAAAGCTCTGTGGCAGCAGGCGCAGTCGGAAATAGAAAAGGAGCTTGATATGCTGGCGCGCGTCGTATATTTTGAGGCAGGGTCGTCGTGGATATCCGATCGTCACCAGCAGCTTGTGGCATGCGTGCTTCTTAACCGATGTGCGGACAGCCGTTTTCCGGATACGATAAGTGAAAACATATACAGAAAAGGCCAGTATGCCTGTGCGGGAAGGCTTTATAGCGTATCAGAAGAAAAAATCCCCTCGCGCTGCTATGACAACGCAAAAGCGGCGGCTTACGGAAACGTTGAATGTCCGTCCGACGTTATATTTCAGGCACAGTTTCGGCAGGGAAGAGGCGTGTATGAACGCGACGGAAATACGTATTTTTGCTACGGTTAAATCGTAAATATCTGAAAATATGACAAGGAGTTGAGATTATCAGTCATTATATCGTTTCACCTAGGGGCCCCGCAAAAATAATCGGCAGACTGCCTAAAAACGCCCGCGTATTGGAAAATATAGACGTAGGCTTCGGAATTCGATACAGTATCGTTTTGTCGAACGGAGAGCTTTGCGCAGTGAGAATA
The nucleotide sequence above comes from Clostridia bacterium. Encoded proteins:
- a CDS encoding ATP-binding protein produces the protein MHNIVSKILLYKSLPEYDVLEGISAVSKAVYENKFDNGDILIKLYDEIRKLLKMASKYGFDKNIWHDYLTYLIIMDENPLSLSCEKNDAGLGSMVHFAKNDLGAFMKLFRFDFGPLEKALGTDVLSVIQNYVSPAMGDFMYDRAINEKVRLLSDKLSSSPDEETFIRSIIEFYRRYGVGSFGMNKAFRFDSDESGNIVFKPISNMVKVSFSDIIGYEIQKAKLIENTRAFVLGKRANNVLLYGDSGTGKSTSIKAVVNEFYADGLRMIEIYKHQFKDLSLLVSQIKSRNYKFIIYMDDLSFEDNETEYKFLKAVIEGGMETVPENILIYATSNRRHLIREIWRDRNDVEVTEADVHHSDTIEEKLSLAHRFGVTINFSKPTRAQYIDIVSKLAEKNGLKIDKAELKKEADRWEMAHGGLSGRTAQQFINYLLGK
- a CDS encoding pyridoxal phosphate-dependent aminotransferase; translated protein: MEKIYANIDKSFFDKVYDRANTGAVKYDITPKGVSFPDMIPLWVADMDFKTPPAVTDALIKCADHSIFGYTDLGEKYRSAVVGWFSRRMGLNADASWIVQAPGVVFSMAAAIRALSRPGDAVIICQPVYHPFPKIILANERKLVVSELVLKDGRYEMDFNDFEAQIIKNKVKLFLLCSPHNPVSRVWTRAELLTMADICKRHGVLIISDEIHSDFIYEGSVHIPFASLSKVISNMTVTCTAPSKTFNLAGLQAANMLIENEDLRNSVKKACLSVGYGAHNVMAAYASMAAYTHGEQWLDVLLSYLSDNVNMLSEALDPTGGKISLVRPEGTYLMWLDCRALSMSDEELDDFFLKSAGLYLNSGYIFGRGGSGFMRMNIACPKAVLKEALLRLTRAVSKL
- a CDS encoding Rrf2 family transcriptional regulator; this encodes MKISTKGRYALRVMLDLAQRRDEGFISLKDISKRQDISKKYLEQIVPALSKSGMLIANRGFLGGYKLASEPKDYTVGEILRLTEGSLAPIACLEREKNDCPRCSECITLPMWQGLYDTITEYLNGITLQDMLDKSEKEGNFDYMI
- a CDS encoding cell wall hydrolase, translated to MFYTFKKEKMMFLKKSVVLAAAIILSISAFISFDAQAGYFDAHEAKKAEAHAVAENARALGATENDSVIIAAKALWQQAQSEIEKELDMLARVVYFEAGSSWISDRHQQLVACVLLNRCADSRFPDTISENIYRKGQYACAGRLYSVSEEKIPSRCYDNAKAAAYGNVECPSDVIFQAQFRQGRGVYERDGNTYFCYG